In Microvenator marinus, one genomic interval encodes:
- a CDS encoding proprotein convertase P-domain-containing protein, producing the protein MATPPATCHSKPKWVTHLGGAALALANTATFEQLDDDARLDKRGAKAIVEKRPLTSLAQLDSLPYVNAAQFETMLTLSKSLGVYEEIKVDYQYNTRAERFIEVKTTTDWITESHASTSPMTPDVDRYTRHDHYHYILELDKEGNIIGGEWVGASKTSHPDFFWLPTRAISGNPHISLEEVREMVKESRGEVSDGTGYKSFTNTNRIAIPDNDPVGATSVLEIAEAGAVRDLTIDIDIAHTYRGDLVIELQKDNVKVLIWDGSKEANGWEDNVVITSESVDGFLGAPITGNWTLTVRDTAGADVGEVVSWGLNVLAN; encoded by the coding sequence ATGGCAACTCCACCTGCCACTTGCCACTCAAAACCCAAATGGGTCACACATTTAGGGGGGGCCGCGCTGGCACTGGCAAACACCGCCACATTTGAGCAGCTCGACGACGACGCTCGGCTCGACAAGCGAGGCGCAAAGGCAATCGTAGAGAAGCGGCCGCTGACCTCTCTCGCACAACTCGACAGCCTGCCGTACGTCAACGCAGCACAGTTTGAGACCATGCTGACCCTCTCAAAATCTCTCGGCGTCTACGAAGAGATCAAGGTGGACTACCAGTACAACACCCGTGCGGAACGGTTCATCGAAGTCAAGACCACCACCGACTGGATCACGGAATCACACGCTTCGACCTCGCCGATGACACCAGATGTTGACCGCTATACTCGACATGACCACTACCACTACATCCTCGAGCTGGACAAAGAAGGCAATATCATTGGCGGTGAGTGGGTCGGTGCCTCCAAGACAAGCCACCCAGACTTCTTCTGGTTGCCAACGCGCGCTATCAGTGGAAACCCACATATTAGCCTCGAAGAAGTTCGCGAAATGGTCAAAGAGAGCCGTGGCGAAGTCTCGGACGGCACTGGCTACAAGAGCTTCACCAACACCAATCGCATCGCGATTCCGGACAACGACCCTGTGGGCGCGACTTCGGTTCTCGAGATTGCCGAAGCTGGCGCGGTGCGTGACCTCACCATCGACATCGACATTGCGCATACCTACCGCGGCGACCTCGTCATCGAGCTTCAGAAAGATAACGTGAAAGTCTTGATTTGGGACGGAAGCAAAGAAGCCAATGGCTGGGAAGACAACGTTGTCATCACCTCCGAGTCCGTGGACGGATTCCTTGGCGCCCCGATCACCGGAAACTGGACCTTGACGGTGCGCGACACGGCGGGAGCTGACGTGGGTGAAGTTGTAAGCTGGGGATTGAACGTCCTCGCGAACTAG
- a CDS encoding AMP-dependent synthetase/ligase yields MAKEFTNLVEMYESSIKAFGPNPLFGTKRDGAYKWMTYQKFGEITDSFRGALATLGVTKGDTVAIIANNRVEWAVAAHATYGLGARFCPMYEAQMPKDWKYILNDSEAKVLLVANEEIYKKTLPFVDEISTLERVIYFDGKPDHNDAYDALLEHGKHNPADLVYPESEDICGFIYTSGTTGNPKGVLLSHGNICSNINGVQSLLDIDSNDVSLSFLPWAHSFGQTVELHVLFSKGASMGLAESVNTILQNLSEVRPTLLFSVPRIFNRIYDGVHKKMEAEGGIKHTLFTAGMENSERLRAAADAGKDAGFMVNLKDKLFDKVVFSKVRDRFGGRLRYAFSGGAALAPDVAKFIDNLHITVYEGYGLTETSPIVTCNRPGARRIGSVGKPLPGVEVILQHVEGYDDPNVGEVCVKGPNIMKGYHNLPEQTAEVIDEDGTFHTGDLGRLDADGFLYIIGRVKEQYKLENGKYVVPAPLEEELKLSPYVNQIMIEGTNKPYNVALVVLDQDTLKEWCAANNVGESEALNHPKLHETMKSEVDRVGHSFKGYEKPKKFLLVSEEFSTENDMLTPKMSVKRRVVMEKYGEALMALYNE; encoded by the coding sequence ATGGCTAAAGAATTTACAAATCTGGTCGAAATGTATGAGTCGAGCATCAAGGCTTTTGGACCGAACCCATTGTTCGGAACCAAACGCGACGGCGCCTACAAATGGATGACGTACCAAAAATTTGGTGAGATTACAGATTCATTTCGCGGGGCCCTTGCTACGCTCGGTGTCACAAAAGGGGATACCGTAGCCATCATCGCAAACAATCGCGTTGAATGGGCGGTTGCGGCGCACGCAACCTACGGACTTGGAGCGCGCTTCTGCCCTATGTACGAGGCGCAGATGCCCAAGGATTGGAAGTACATCTTGAACGACTCCGAGGCCAAAGTCCTCCTGGTTGCGAACGAGGAAATCTACAAGAAAACGCTTCCCTTTGTGGACGAAATCTCGACCCTTGAAAGGGTGATTTATTTCGACGGCAAGCCCGACCATAATGACGCCTACGACGCTCTATTAGAGCATGGCAAACACAACCCGGCAGACCTCGTCTACCCTGAATCCGAGGATATCTGCGGGTTCATCTACACCTCCGGCACCACCGGAAACCCAAAGGGAGTGCTGCTCTCACACGGTAACATCTGCTCGAACATCAACGGAGTTCAGTCGTTGTTGGACATCGACTCCAATGATGTGAGCCTCTCATTCCTTCCGTGGGCCCACTCGTTCGGTCAAACCGTTGAGCTGCACGTACTCTTCTCAAAAGGCGCCTCTATGGGCCTTGCGGAGAGCGTGAATACCATTCTGCAAAACCTCTCTGAGGTCCGACCTACCCTGCTCTTCAGTGTGCCGCGAATCTTCAACCGAATTTACGACGGCGTTCACAAAAAGATGGAGGCTGAGGGCGGTATCAAGCACACGCTCTTCACCGCGGGAATGGAGAACTCCGAAAGGCTCCGTGCGGCAGCTGACGCGGGCAAAGACGCGGGCTTCATGGTGAACCTCAAAGACAAGCTCTTTGATAAAGTTGTTTTCTCGAAGGTTAGAGATCGTTTTGGTGGCCGGCTTCGCTACGCTTTCAGCGGCGGTGCGGCTCTTGCGCCCGACGTGGCCAAGTTCATCGACAACCTTCACATCACGGTTTACGAGGGGTATGGCCTGACTGAGACTTCGCCCATCGTGACCTGCAACCGGCCCGGCGCACGTCGCATCGGTTCGGTTGGAAAGCCGCTTCCAGGCGTTGAGGTCATCCTTCAACACGTGGAGGGCTATGACGACCCGAACGTGGGTGAAGTCTGCGTGAAAGGCCCCAATATCATGAAGGGCTATCATAACTTGCCCGAACAAACGGCGGAAGTTATCGACGAGGATGGCACGTTCCATACCGGCGACCTCGGCCGCCTGGATGCTGATGGGTTCCTCTACATCATTGGTCGCGTCAAGGAGCAGTACAAACTTGAGAACGGGAAGTACGTGGTTCCTGCGCCGCTTGAGGAAGAGCTCAAACTCTCACCTTACGTCAATCAAATCATGATTGAAGGCACCAACAAGCCCTACAACGTGGCTTTGGTTGTGCTCGACCAGGACACACTCAAAGAGTGGTGTGCGGCTAATAATGTAGGTGAGTCGGAAGCCCTTAATCATCCTAAACTTCATGAGACCATGAAGTCCGAGGTCGACCGTGTGGGACACAGCTTTAAAGGTTATGAAAAGCCCAAGAAGTTCTTGCTCGTTTCCGAAGAGTTCTCCACCGAGAACGATATGCTAACGCCCAAGATGAGCGTGAAGCGACGCGTGGTGATGGAGAAGTACGGCGAAGCCCTGATGGCGCTCTACAACGAATAA
- a CDS encoding tetratricopeptide repeat protein: protein MTHHLRKLSLALLISLAIPSVSMAQDDPVAIAQKHFEKGAEWYTQGEYSKAIVEFLKGYNLAPNPMFLYNISLSYAKMDNIEEALKAAERAEREGGLPDEVAIRNYARMNAFRIRLNSDQNATQMSQIAKVEEKSIVEPDPVEPAKGGGFGALGWTGVGLTAIGAGLGVGALLVNAPLADQIDQLEAEAAGGDPARFSELKNQIESDQSTGKILLYAGAGAGAVGLTLIIIELLGSEEEQAQIYVSPQRGGASVGFGTNF from the coding sequence ACTCATCACCTACGCAAACTCTCACTCGCGCTCCTGATTTCGTTGGCGATTCCGAGCGTATCGATGGCCCAGGATGACCCGGTTGCCATCGCTCAGAAGCACTTCGAGAAGGGCGCCGAATGGTACACTCAGGGCGAGTACTCCAAGGCCATCGTGGAGTTCCTCAAGGGGTATAACCTCGCCCCGAACCCGATGTTTCTCTACAATATCTCACTCTCTTACGCGAAGATGGACAATATCGAAGAGGCTCTCAAAGCCGCGGAGAGAGCGGAGCGAGAAGGTGGTTTGCCTGACGAGGTGGCGATTAGAAACTACGCCAGAATGAACGCGTTTCGCATCCGCCTAAACTCCGATCAAAATGCCACTCAAATGAGTCAGATCGCGAAAGTCGAAGAGAAGTCGATTGTGGAGCCCGACCCGGTGGAACCTGCAAAAGGCGGTGGTTTTGGTGCCTTGGGTTGGACGGGTGTCGGCCTGACAGCGATTGGGGCAGGCCTCGGCGTCGGTGCACTCCTTGTCAACGCGCCACTTGCCGACCAAATCGACCAACTAGAGGCCGAGGCCGCAGGCGGTGACCCTGCCCGGTTCTCGGAGCTTAAGAACCAGATTGAATCCGATCAATCCACGGGCAAGATTCTGCTCTATGCGGGTGCCGGTGCGGGCGCAGTCGGGCTCACCCTAATCATCATCGAATTGCTTGGTTCCGAAGAAGAGCAAGCCCAGATCTACGTATCCCCTCAACGCGGGGGCGCGAGCGTTGGATTTGGCACAAACTTCTAA